One Littorina saxatilis isolate snail1 linkage group LG1, US_GU_Lsax_2.0, whole genome shotgun sequence genomic window carries:
- the LOC138962589 gene encoding uncharacterized protein — MSVTRSSQPDTHLSQRVSILCHSVVYGPRNTTLVARLAESVPGLHLWAAGVVHTDIPPSLRPEPLTVPLRYAPSVLREVQPAVDKATGQVHNYSDSGVPAPGDGLRVIRLSHHGNAHTGRWPAECRQCGKEVAAELRRLGVGSGGNSLPNSPAPLSYCDVFIITRSSELQDDIEDDAGRVTSRASGVVRGLRDEGLPVCVLGGQDWRHNRARWERDVADVAVAATDRVTVTDYGWVHGLERRVVVMLSGRDKENDEGRSDEVIDLHDRLWAASRCTTQLIMVDVPPVTTATSTAT, encoded by the exons ATGAGTGTGACACGTTCCTCCCAGCCAGACACACATCTCTCACAAcgtgtctccattctgtgtcacagtgTTGTGTATGGTCCACGCAACACTACACTGGTGGCCCGCCTGGCGGAGAGCGTTCCCGGCCTGCACCTGTGGGCGGCAGGTGTTGTTCACACCGACATCCCCCCATCACTGCGGCCTGAACCGCTCACCGTCCCTCTCCGCTATGCTCCATCCGTGCTGCGGGAGGTACAGCCAGCGGTTGACAAAGCTACAGGTCAAGTCCACAACTACAGCGACAGCGGTGTACCTGCCCCTGGGGACGGACTGCGCGTGATACGGCTGAGTCACCATGGTAACGCTCACACAGGTCGGTGGCCAGCTGAGTGCCGGCAGTGTGGGAAGGAGGTCGCCGCCGAGCTGCGCCGTCTTGGTGTGGGCAGTGGGG GTAACAGCCTCCCCAACAGTCCCGCCCCACTGAGCTACTGCGACGTGTTCATCATCACGCGGAGTTCAGAACTACAGGATGACATCGAGGATGACGCAGGCCGAGTGACGTCACGAGCTAGCGGCGTGGTGCGCGGTCTGCGTGATGAAGGCTTACCGGTGTGTGTGCTAGGGGGACAAGACTGGAGACACAACAGGGCGAGGTGGGAGAGAGATGTGGCCGACGTGGCGGTGGCGGCAACAGACCGTGTCACAGTAACAGACTATGGCTGGGTGCACGGCTTGGAGCGGCGTGTGGTGGTGATGCTGTCAGGCAGGGACAAGGAGAATGATGAAGGAAGGAGTGATGAGGTGATTGATCTTCATGACAGACTGTGGGCAGCATCGCGCTGTACCACACAGCTCATCATGGTGGACGTGCCTCCTGTCACCACCGCCACTTCCACCGCCACCTGA